CACTTCAATGACAAAAGCTGATATTGTTGCAGAAATTGCAGAAAAGACAGGGATCGAAAAAGTTGCCGTACAAGCTACCGTAGAAACATTCATGAAATCCGTTAAGGGTTCGTTAACCAAAGGAAACAACGTTTATTTGAGAGGGTTTGGTTCTTTCATCATCAAAAAAAGAGCTGAAAAAACAGGAAGAAATATTTTAAAAAACACATCAATTATTATTCCGGCTCACAATGTACCGGCTTTTAAACCGGCTAAAACATTTAGCGAAAAAATTAAGAAAACAGTAAAATAATTTTAATGACTACTCCTCGAAAAGCACAAATAGCAGCGATTTTAGGAGCAATTGCACTTCTCGTTCTTTTATTATTTGCACGAAAAACCGGAGCGCCCGAAAGCACTAAAAAATCGGAATCTGCTGCTTCAACTGATTTTTCAATGGAATCCTACATCGATTCTATTAAAAAAACACTTGATAAAAATGCACTTGCCCTTATTGAGGAACAAGCTGCATCCCAGTCGGCAGCAGCCTTAGATTCATTGAGTGGTATTTGGCACAGTTTGAATCAGGCTGGAATTGAAGCGCATTATTTACAAAAAAGTGCTGAAATGCAACAGGATGCAAAAAAGTGGAATAAAGCCGGTGCGGCTTACTACAAAGCATCCCGTTTTGCCACAGAATCATACCGACACTATTTTGTGGATCAAGCGGTGGCTGCCTATTCTAGTTCCTTACAATTGGATTCGAGTAATTTGGATACAAAAGTAAATTTAGGAATTTGCTATGTGGAAAGCACAGCGGAACCAATGAAAGGAATTATGTTGCTGAGGGAAGTGGTGGCCAAAGATTCGACGAATATCAACGCACAATTAAATTTGGGCTTGTTTGCTGTTCAATCCGGTCAATACGATAAAGCAATTGAACGCTTTAAGAAAATTCTCCGGTTAAATCCTGAATTTACAGAAGCTTATTTGTATTTGGGACAAACGTATGCGAATATTGGTAAGAAGAAGGAAGCGATTGAAGCATTAGAAAAATTTAAAGAATTAAGTAAGGACGAAACGGTTGTTTCGGAAATTACGCAGTACATAAATCAATTAAAAAACAGTTAAAAACGAACTACAATGCCAAGCGGAAAAAAAAGAAAAAGACATAAGATTTCAACGCACAAGCGCAAGAAACGTCTTCGTAAAAACAGACATAAAAAGAAGAAATAGTTTTTTCGATAGGGCTTTGCATTAGCATATCGTAGCTTAATTGCTGCGCATTACTTTTGCTAATGTATCGCCATTTGTCAACTAATCCTTTCTGAATTAAGATGTTCCCTAAGGCTGAAAAATCAGTCGTGGGGAACGTGTATTTACTTAAAAATAACTTTTGTGAACAACGAATTAATAATTGATTCTACTGCCACAGAGGTTGTTATTGCCCTACTCAACGACAAGCGATTAATCGAACTTCATAGAGAAAAGAGAAATAACAACTTTTCGGTAGGTGACATCTATTTAGGAAAAATAAAAAAGGTAATGCCCGGGCTCAATGCAGCCTTTGTGGATGTGGGCTATGAGAAAGATGCGTTTTTGCATTACCTCGATTTAGGTCCGCAGTTTAACTCTTTGATGAGTTACAGCAAACGTATTGCAAGCGGCAAACAACGCGAAAGCCTACTCAACCACTTTACACTCGAGCAGGATATTGATAAAGGCGGCAAAATTACGCAGGTATTGGCAAGTAACCAGCACATAATGGTGCAAATTGCCAAAGAACCAATTAGTACAAAAGGTCCGCGCATCAGTTGCGAAATTTCCCTTGCCGGGAGATACATTGTGCTAGTGCCTTTTAGCGACCGCGTTTCTGTTTCGCAAAAAATTAAAGGTGCCGAAGAAAAGGACCGATTAAAGAAATTAATTCTTGGAATTAAACCCAAAAATTTTGGTGTAATCATTCGCACTGTTGCCGAAAATAAAAAGGTGACCGAAATTGAAGCGGATATGAACGACCTCATAAAAAAATGGGACCTCTGCTTTAATGAGCTTAAAAACTCAGCTCCACCTAAAAAAGTGTTGGGCGAAATTGACCGCACTTCCGCCATTCTTCGCGATATCTTGAATCCTTCTTTTAACAG
The sequence above is a segment of the Bacteroidota bacterium genome. Coding sequences within it:
- a CDS encoding integration host factor subunit beta produces the protein MTKADIVAEIAEKTGIEKVAVQATVETFMKSVKGSLTKGNNVYLRGFGSFIIKKRAEKTGRNILKNTSIIIPAHNVPAFKPAKTFSEKIKKTVK
- a CDS encoding tetratricopeptide repeat protein, whose product is MTTPRKAQIAAILGAIALLVLLLFARKTGAPESTKKSESAASTDFSMESYIDSIKKTLDKNALALIEEQAASQSAAALDSLSGIWHSLNQAGIEAHYLQKSAEMQQDAKKWNKAGAAYYKASRFATESYRHYFVDQAVAAYSSSLQLDSSNLDTKVNLGICYVESTAEPMKGIMLLREVVAKDSTNINAQLNLGLFAVQSGQYDKAIERFKKILRLNPEFTEAYLYLGQTYANIGKKKEAIEALEKFKELSKDETVVSEITQYINQLKNS